The following coding sequences lie in one Euhalothece natronophila Z-M001 genomic window:
- a CDS encoding DUF4340 domain-containing protein — protein MQKTTLFLVLLALGLGGYVYFNEIHSPPPEETETTAEETLLTFDHNEVQQITLDREEETLTLIRSNEGWEMIEPEEAVAEESAIVFLLDLLTSETSSETFTVEKPQLEAYQLSQPLVSIKIQLEDETEHTMMLGTTTFNEEEVYAKIDPKKEEMQEVKIIPIKLKEAAERPLADWKEEASQEEEETNSD, from the coding sequence ATGCAGAAAACAACTTTATTTTTAGTTTTATTAGCTTTAGGACTAGGGGGGTATGTTTATTTTAATGAAATACACTCTCCCCCACCAGAAGAAACAGAAACCACAGCAGAAGAAACCTTATTGACTTTTGATCATAATGAGGTGCAACAAATTACCCTTGACAGGGAAGAAGAAACCTTAACCCTTATTCGTTCCAATGAGGGTTGGGAAATGATAGAACCAGAAGAAGCTGTTGCCGAAGAAAGCGCGATCGTTTTTTTGCTTGATTTATTAACCTCTGAAACTAGTAGTGAAACATTTACAGTAGAAAAACCTCAACTAGAAGCGTATCAACTCAGTCAACCTTTAGTAAGCATAAAAATTCAATTAGAGGATGAAACTGAACATACCATGATGTTAGGGACTACTACCTTTAATGAAGAAGAGGTGTATGCTAAAATTGACCCCAAAAAGGAGGAAATGCAGGAAGTTAAAATTATTCCTATAAAATTAAAGGAAGCAGCAGAACGTCCCCTTGCAGACTGGAAAGAAGAAGCCTCTCAGGAGGAAGAAGAAACCAACTCTGATTAA
- a CDS encoding phosphoribosylanthranilate isomerase, with amino-acid sequence MRVKICGITSLEQGSAIAQLGANALGFICVKKSPRYLSPDNIARITCHLPPQVSRVGVFANTDTTEIISLLQQTHLTAVQLHGEETPEECNKLHSQLPNNIEVIKAIRVKSAESLQQTETYAPYVDTFLLDAYDPQQLGGTGKAFNWELLQNFNPPRPWFLAGGLTPNNIREALAIAIPNGIDLSSGVENSPGNKDLNLVQQLFQVLGS; translated from the coding sequence ATGCGGGTTAAAATTTGTGGAATTACTAGTTTAGAACAAGGAAGCGCGATCGCGCAATTGGGGGCAAATGCGCTGGGTTTTATCTGTGTTAAAAAGTCTCCCCGTTATCTATCTCCTGATAACATAGCACGCATTACCTGCCATCTTCCCCCTCAAGTTTCTCGGGTTGGGGTTTTTGCCAATACCGACACTACAGAAATTATTTCTTTGCTTCAACAAACCCATTTAACAGCAGTACAACTTCATGGAGAAGAAACCCCAGAAGAATGTAACAAACTGCATTCTCAACTCCCCAACAATATTGAAGTGATCAAAGCTATTCGGGTAAAAAGTGCAGAATCTCTGCAACAAACTGAAACTTACGCCCCCTATGTTGATACCTTTCTTCTGGATGCTTATGATCCCCAACAACTTGGCGGTACTGGAAAAGCCTTTAACTGGGAATTGCTGCAAAACTTTAATCCGCCCCGCCCTTGGTTTCTTGCTGGTGGGCTAACGCCTAATAATATTCGAGAAGCCTTAGCCATAGCAATCCCTAATGGCATCGATCTCTCTAGTGGCGTAGAAAATTCCCCAGGAAATAAAGATTTAAACTTAGTCCAACAACTATTTCAGGTGCTTGGCTCTTGA
- the psaK gene encoding photosystem I reaction center subunit PsaK produces MLSLLATVQSTTPNTITWSPSVAMVMIACNIFAIAIGRFAIQNYGAGPELPFPKPSILEGFGVPELLATASLGHLLGAGVILGLANAGVI; encoded by the coding sequence ATGTTAAGTTTACTCGCTACTGTTCAATCTACCACACCAAATACAATTACTTGGAGTCCTTCTGTTGCAATGGTAATGATTGCTTGTAATATTTTTGCCATTGCTATTGGTCGTTTTGCCATTCAAAATTATGGAGCCGGTCCTGAACTCCCCTTTCCCAAGCCTTCCATTTTAGAAGGATTTGGCGTTCCTGAATTATTAGCCACTGCCAGCTTAGGACATCTTCTTGGTGCTGGGGTAATTTTAGGACTAGCCAATGCCGGAGTCATTTAA
- the secD gene encoding protein translocase subunit SecD: MQQQRTAIALIFVLLIGALVVLTQLSVPLGLDLRGGAQLTIQVQTTEEITDITQDRLESVKRVIQNRVDGLGVSEPIVQTVGGDRISVQLPGVSDPAQAERVLGGTAQLEFRAQKEGTDQEFQEKFLTRDQLEAQLEELRENSEENQAEIEETLEELDQVNQEILDLFEPAALTGSQLEQARAQPAQAGNNWQVQIRFDQEGGSKFAELTRNIAGTGRGLGIFLDDELVSAPTVSSQYADRGITGGSATISGGFTVQEAEDLAIQLRGGSLPLPVEIVENRTVGATLGQESIQRSIYASLSGLILVLVFMGVYYRLPGLIADLALSIYALLTFAAYVLVGVTLTLPGIAGFILSIGMAVDANVLIFERTREELRAGKTLYRAVEGGFYRAFSSILDSNVTTLIACAALFWLGSGLVRGFAVTLAIGVLISLFTALTCTRTFLLFAVLGFPTIRKKPELFCPNLAVQK; encoded by the coding sequence ATGCAACAACAGCGAACTGCGATCGCGCTTATTTTTGTTCTCCTAATTGGGGCTTTAGTCGTACTCACGCAATTATCCGTTCCCCTAGGCTTAGATTTAAGAGGGGGAGCGCAATTAACCATTCAAGTCCAAACTACGGAAGAAATTACCGATATCACTCAAGACCGATTAGAAAGTGTTAAGCGCGTCATTCAAAATCGCGTCGATGGTTTAGGCGTTTCTGAACCCATCGTACAAACTGTGGGCGGAGATAGAATTTCAGTACAACTCCCTGGTGTTAGTGATCCAGCCCAAGCGGAACGAGTCTTGGGGGGAACTGCCCAACTAGAGTTTCGGGCGCAAAAAGAAGGAACAGACCAGGAATTTCAGGAAAAATTTTTGACTCGGGATCAATTAGAAGCTCAACTGGAGGAATTACGAGAAAATTCAGAGGAAAATCAAGCAGAAATCGAAGAAACTCTAGAAGAGTTAGATCAAGTTAATCAGGAAATTTTGGACTTATTTGAGCCTGCCGCCTTAACGGGTAGTCAATTAGAACAAGCTCGTGCCCAACCTGCCCAAGCTGGGAATAACTGGCAAGTGCAAATCCGTTTTGATCAAGAAGGAGGATCAAAATTTGCTGAACTCACGCGAAATATTGCTGGCACGGGACGCGGTTTAGGGATTTTTCTCGATGATGAATTAGTCAGTGCTCCTACCGTCAGTTCCCAATATGCTGATCGCGGAATTACTGGTGGCAGTGCTACGATTTCTGGAGGATTTACTGTACAGGAAGCTGAAGACCTTGCTATTCAACTCCGTGGGGGGTCATTACCTCTACCTGTGGAAATTGTAGAAAATCGGACAGTTGGAGCAACCCTTGGACAAGAAAGCATTCAGCGCAGTATTTATGCCTCCCTTTCCGGATTAATTTTAGTTCTTGTCTTTATGGGAGTTTATTATCGTCTTCCTGGTTTAATTGCTGACTTAGCTCTCAGCATCTATGCCCTTCTTACTTTTGCCGCTTATGTTTTAGTTGGAGTTACTCTCACTTTACCCGGGATTGCTGGGTTTATTCTTAGTATCGGCATGGCAGTGGATGCTAATGTACTGATTTTTGAACGCACTCGGGAAGAATTACGGGCAGGAAAAACCCTTTATCGTGCTGTAGAAGGAGGCTTTTATCGGGCGTTTTCGAGCATTCTTGATAGTAACGTTACCACGCTCATTGCCTGTGCGGCTCTATTTTGGTTAGGCTCTGGGTTAGTAAGAGGCTTTGCGGTTACTCTTGCTATTGGGGTTCTCATTAGCCTTTTTACCGCCCTAACCTGTACACGTACTTTCCTATTATTTGCTGTTTTAGGGTTTCCCACGATTCGTAAAAAACCTGAACTATTCTGTCCTAACCTTGCGGTGCAAAAATGA
- the secF gene encoding protein translocase subunit SecF has protein sequence MKLNVIKQRYFWWLLSALTVIISLLAMIVSYLQFEAPLRPSLDFVGGTRLQLELDCSIPQNCDEPIAISEVQEILEAQGLPDARAQVFGENETGLSIRAQTLDVEERSELQDALEANFGQFDPTTIQIDTVGPTIGEELFTSGILALLVSFFGIIVYISIRFQLDYAIFAILALFHDALITAGVFSILGLVAMVEVDSLFLVALLTIIGFSVNDTVVIYDRIRETGQQEPEASIAKVVDDAVNQTLTRSINTTLTTILPLLAILLFGGETLKEFALALIIGFLLGAYSSIFLASTLLAWWRERQETTQQKPFSEQV, from the coding sequence ATGAAGCTAAATGTAATTAAACAACGGTATTTCTGGTGGCTTTTGTCAGCATTAACAGTGATTATTTCTCTGTTAGCGATGATTGTTTCTTATCTCCAGTTTGAAGCCCCTCTCCGACCGAGTTTAGACTTTGTTGGGGGAACACGCCTACAATTAGAGTTAGACTGCTCAATTCCTCAAAATTGTGATGAACCCATTGCCATTAGTGAAGTGCAAGAAATTCTAGAAGCACAAGGGCTTCCTGATGCTAGAGCACAGGTGTTTGGCGAAAACGAAACTGGGTTATCCATTCGCGCACAAACCCTTGACGTGGAAGAACGTAGCGAACTTCAAGACGCGTTAGAAGCTAATTTTGGGCAGTTTGACCCTACAACCATTCAAATTGATACAGTGGGTCCAACTATTGGTGAAGAATTATTTACTTCTGGAATTTTAGCCTTATTGGTGTCCTTCTTTGGGATTATTGTTTATATTAGTATTCGCTTTCAATTGGATTATGCCATTTTTGCTATTCTTGCTCTCTTCCATGATGCCTTGATTACTGCAGGGGTTTTCTCAATTTTGGGCTTAGTTGCAATGGTGGAAGTGGATAGCTTATTTTTAGTGGCTCTCTTGACAATTATTGGTTTTTCTGTTAATGATACTGTGGTAATTTATGATCGGATCCGTGAAACTGGGCAACAAGAGCCAGAAGCCTCTATTGCGAAAGTCGTGGATGATGCAGTCAATCAGACTTTAACCCGATCAATTAATACCACCTTAACCACAATTTTGCCCTTACTTGCTATCTTATTATTTGGGGGAGAAACCCTAAAAGAATTTGCTCTCGCCTTAATTATTGGCTTTTTATTGGGAGCATATTCTAGTATTTTTCTTGCAAGTACCCTCCTTGCTTGGTGGCGAGAACGCCAAGAAACTACTCAACAAAAACCATTTAGTGAGCAGGTGTGA
- a CDS encoding proline--tRNA ligase: MRMSQMLLMTLRETPAEAEIPSHQLLLRAGYIRRIGSGLYAYLPMMWRVLNKVSQIIREEMDAAGAQECLLPQLQPSELWEESGRWETYTKAEGIMFSLIDRQERRLGLGPTHEEVITAIARDSIRSYRQLPQNLYQIQTKFRDEIRPRFGLMRGREFIMKDAYSFNADPESLKETYAAMSQAYENILRRCGLHFTAVEADSGAIGGSASQEFMVLAEAGEDEVLYTEDGKYAANVEKAVSLPTEAQPSPFSKYEKRETPNTATIATLCDFLSCDATTVVKNVLYEAVYDNGKQVLVLVSIRGDQDVNDVKLTNILSGMAGNYGAQALIGLNVPDADAQQKWATKPLPLGYIAPDLGDDYIQGGKGVEPKFLRLVDETAVNLQNFVTGSNENGYHVVGANWGEQFTLPETVVDVREAQAGDRATHDSQQILQSARGIEVGHIFQLGTKYSEAMGATYTSEQGQEVPLYMGCYGIGVSRLAQATVEQSYDKNGIIWPSAIAPYQVIITVPNVTDQQQSQVAETLYQDLLAAGIEVLLDDRDERAGVKFKDADLIGIPYRIVTGRSLANGNVEVIKRANLSSQEMPISDVVTTIRDWLQN; this comes from the coding sequence ATGCGAATGTCTCAAATGCTTTTGATGACGCTACGAGAAACCCCAGCCGAAGCAGAAATTCCTAGTCATCAATTACTGTTACGGGCCGGGTATATTCGTCGCATTGGAAGTGGTCTTTATGCTTATCTTCCCATGATGTGGCGCGTTCTGAATAAGGTTTCTCAAATTATTCGGGAGGAAATGGATGCCGCAGGAGCGCAGGAATGCTTATTACCCCAGCTACAACCTTCGGAATTATGGGAAGAGTCAGGGCGCTGGGAAACTTATACTAAAGCTGAGGGAATTATGTTTTCTCTCATTGACCGCCAAGAGCGACGTTTGGGACTGGGTCCCACTCACGAAGAAGTGATTACTGCCATTGCTAGAGACAGTATTCGCTCTTATCGGCAACTTCCCCAAAATTTATACCAAATTCAAACGAAATTCCGCGATGAAATTCGCCCCCGTTTTGGCTTAATGCGAGGGCGAGAGTTTATTATGAAGGATGCTTATTCTTTTAATGCTGATCCTGAAAGTCTGAAAGAAACTTATGCTGCCATGAGCCAAGCCTATGAGAATATTTTAAGGCGTTGTGGCTTACATTTTACGGCAGTGGAGGCTGATTCAGGTGCAATTGGTGGATCAGCGTCTCAAGAGTTTATGGTGCTTGCAGAAGCGGGAGAAGATGAGGTTCTCTATACCGAGGATGGTAAATATGCAGCTAATGTGGAAAAAGCGGTTTCTCTGCCCACTGAAGCCCAACCTTCTCCCTTTTCTAAGTATGAGAAACGAGAAACGCCCAATACTGCAACTATTGCTACTCTCTGCGACTTTTTAAGCTGTGATGCGACGACGGTAGTAAAAAATGTTCTCTATGAAGCGGTTTATGACAATGGGAAGCAAGTTTTAGTCTTAGTGAGTATTCGCGGTGATCAAGATGTGAATGATGTGAAGTTAACCAATATTCTTTCGGGAATGGCGGGAAATTATGGCGCACAGGCGTTAATTGGCTTAAATGTGCCTGATGCAGACGCGCAACAAAAATGGGCGACAAAACCGCTACCATTGGGCTATATTGCCCCTGATTTAGGTGATGATTATATTCAGGGGGGAAAAGGGGTTGAACCGAAGTTTTTGCGCTTAGTGGATGAAACAGCAGTGAATCTACAAAACTTTGTAACTGGTTCTAACGAAAATGGTTATCACGTAGTCGGGGCAAATTGGGGAGAACAGTTTACCCTTCCTGAAACTGTCGTTGATGTTCGAGAAGCCCAAGCTGGCGATCGCGCTACCCATGATTCTCAGCAGATTCTCCAAAGTGCGCGCGGTATTGAAGTGGGGCATATTTTCCAACTAGGAACTAAGTATTCTGAGGCAATGGGGGCAACTTATACCAGTGAACAAGGGCAAGAAGTCCCCCTCTATATGGGTTGTTATGGCATTGGAGTCTCCCGATTAGCCCAAGCCACTGTGGAGCAGTCTTATGATAAAAATGGCATTATCTGGCCGAGCGCGATCGCGCCTTATCAAGTTATTATCACGGTTCCTAATGTTACGGATCAGCAACAATCCCAAGTCGCTGAAACCTTGTATCAAGACTTATTAGCCGCTGGAATTGAAGTGTTACTCGATGATCGCGACGAACGAGCAGGGGTAAAATTCAAAGATGCGGATTTAATTGGGATTCCTTATCGGATTGTCACTGGTCGCTCCCTAGCTAATGGCAATGTGGAAGTGATCAAACGCGCCAATTTATCATCCCAAGAGATGCCTATTTCTGATGTGGTGACGACAATCCGAGATTGGCTACAAAATTAA
- the psbO gene encoding photosystem II manganese-stabilizing polypeptide, with protein MKYRAIIATVLALCLSFLTACAEEPSEYVDKSQLTYDQVVGTGLANKCPRLASSRRGVIEVSPDKIYKIKDMCLQPTEFYVKEEPTNSRREAEFVSGKLLTRSTSSLDQIVANLKLDQEGKFLFQEIDGIDFQPITVQLPGGEQVPFLFTVKGLTAQTEPGLENINTSTDFEGDFEVPSYRGAVFLDPRARGLASGYGSAVGLRASSDDEKFEKENQKSYKKGKGHISLQIEKVDQVTGEFAGTFESDQPSDTDLGTKEPEDVKIRGIFYGRLEEPAVEAEAAT; from the coding sequence ATGAAATATCGTGCAATAATAGCCACTGTCCTGGCGCTGTGTTTAAGTTTTTTAACGGCTTGTGCTGAAGAGCCAAGCGAATACGTTGATAAAAGTCAATTAACTTACGATCAAGTAGTGGGAACAGGACTAGCAAACAAATGTCCTCGTTTAGCATCAAGCAGACGGGGAGTGATTGAAGTCAGTCCGGATAAAATCTATAAAATCAAGGATATGTGTTTGCAACCGACAGAATTTTATGTGAAAGAAGAACCCACTAATTCTCGTCGGGAAGCGGAATTTGTTTCTGGTAAGTTGCTCACTCGTTCAACTTCTAGTTTGGATCAAATTGTTGCTAACCTAAAGTTAGATCAGGAAGGGAAGTTTTTGTTTCAGGAAATTGATGGCATTGACTTCCAGCCCATTACCGTTCAACTCCCCGGTGGTGAGCAAGTTCCGTTCTTATTTACGGTGAAAGGTTTAACTGCTCAAACTGAACCTGGATTAGAAAATATTAATACTTCCACGGATTTTGAGGGAGATTTTGAAGTTCCTTCCTATCGTGGCGCGGTATTTTTAGATCCGAGAGCAAGAGGGCTTGCCAGTGGTTATGGTAGTGCCGTGGGATTACGTGCTAGCTCAGATGATGAGAAATTTGAAAAGGAAAATCAAAAGAGTTATAAAAAAGGAAAGGGACATATTTCCTTACAAATTGAAAAAGTGGATCAGGTAACTGGAGAATTTGCTGGTACTTTTGAAAGTGATCAGCCTTCAGATACTGATTTAGGGACAAAAGAGCCCGAAGATGTTAAGATTCGTGGTATTTTCTACGGACGCTTAGAAGAACCAGCTGTAGAAGCTGAAGCAGCGACTTAG
- a CDS encoding phosphoglucomutase/phosphomannomutase family protein, which produces MTNSTIQFGTDGWRGVIAEDFTFSRVKQVSVIAAQVLQKHYGSLTQNSLIVIGYDRRFMAEKFAQVAAEAVQKAGFDVNLANCYAPTPALSWAAKTQAALGALVLTASHNPPEYLGIKVKSAFGGSVGREITAEIEEKLAQGKIHKSEDIGTLEWFNPWDSYLAGLESKVKIRQIKSAISQGKLGIFVDVMHGAAAGGLSRLLGEGITEINANRDPLFGGHPPEPLPQYIPDLFQGIKQAKLENAWELQVGLVFDGDCDRVAAVDGEGNFLSSQVLIPILIQHLVKHHGFTGEVVKTVSGSDLIPLVAEKYEQRIYETPIGYKYIAERMLKTDVLIGGEESGGIGYGTHIPERDALLSALYALEAVVVTGKDLGRLYQDLQTELEFHSAYNRVDLPLANTEAKERVRNILETNPPTQIAEQAVKDCQTVDGYKFRLADDSWLLVRFSGTEPLLRLYCESSNDQDVKRILDWAKKWASEL; this is translated from the coding sequence ATGACTAATTCCACAATTCAATTCGGAACTGACGGCTGGCGCGGTGTGATTGCTGAAGATTTTACCTTTTCACGGGTGAAACAAGTTAGCGTAATTGCGGCTCAAGTTTTACAAAAGCACTATGGTAGTTTAACCCAAAATTCCTTAATTGTTATTGGTTATGATCGCCGTTTCATGGCAGAAAAGTTTGCTCAAGTTGCTGCTGAAGCCGTGCAAAAAGCAGGTTTTGATGTTAATTTAGCCAATTGTTATGCCCCTACCCCAGCACTAAGTTGGGCGGCAAAAACTCAAGCAGCCTTGGGAGCATTAGTTTTAACAGCTAGTCATAACCCCCCAGAATATTTAGGGATAAAAGTCAAATCAGCTTTTGGGGGATCGGTGGGAAGAGAGATTACTGCAGAAATTGAGGAAAAATTAGCACAAGGAAAAATTCACAAGTCTGAGGATATCGGAACTTTAGAATGGTTTAATCCTTGGGATAGTTATTTGGCAGGATTAGAGTCAAAAGTTAAAATTCGGCAGATTAAAAGTGCTATTTCCCAAGGAAAACTGGGGATTTTTGTGGATGTAATGCACGGTGCAGCCGCAGGAGGCTTATCTCGGCTTCTGGGGGAAGGAATAACAGAAATTAATGCTAATCGTGATCCGTTATTTGGTGGGCATCCCCCTGAGCCTTTACCCCAGTATATTCCAGACTTATTTCAAGGGATTAAGCAAGCTAAACTCGAAAATGCCTGGGAATTACAGGTGGGATTAGTCTTTGATGGCGACTGCGATCGCGTAGCGGCAGTTGATGGCGAGGGAAACTTTTTAAGCTCGCAAGTCTTAATCCCTATTTTGATCCAACATCTAGTGAAACATCATGGATTTACTGGCGAAGTCGTTAAAACGGTTAGTGGCTCAGATTTAATTCCGCTAGTGGCAGAGAAATACGAACAACGGATTTATGAAACCCCCATCGGCTATAAATATATCGCAGAACGAATGTTAAAAACTGATGTTCTTATTGGGGGAGAAGAATCAGGGGGCATTGGTTATGGAACGCATATTCCTGAACGAGATGCCCTCTTATCTGCCCTTTACGCCCTTGAAGCAGTGGTGGTGACAGGAAAAGATCTAGGAAGGCTCTATCAAGACTTACAAACTGAGTTAGAATTTCACTCTGCTTATAATCGCGTTGACTTACCATTAGCGAACACTGAAGCCAAAGAACGAGTCAGAAACATTCTGGAGACAAATCCTCCAACTCAAATTGCTGAACAAGCAGTTAAAGACTGTCAAACCGTGGATGGATATAAATTTCGTCTTGCCGATGACAGTTGGCTATTAGTTCGCTTTAGTGGCACAGAACCTCTATTAAGATTATATTGTGAGTCTAGTAATGATCAAGACGTAAAAAGAATTCTGGATTGGGCTAAAAAATGGGCAAGTGAGTTATAA
- a CDS encoding HD domain-containing protein, with protein MNMQLSSRFDHALTFASDLHRKQFRKGSSVPYICHLLGVCSLVLEYGGDEDSAIAALLHDAIEDQGGLPTRDKIKQNFGENVTAIVEACSDAYEKPKPPWRERKEAYINHVPNMSDQAALVSAADKLHNVRSIIKDWHEIGEKIWDVFSASKEETLWYYRELAVAFYKRKPTPIAIELKRTVRELETLSTDL; from the coding sequence ATGAATATGCAACTTTCTTCTCGTTTTGACCACGCTCTCACTTTTGCAAGTGATTTACATCGTAAGCAATTTCGGAAAGGCTCAAGTGTTCCCTATATTTGTCATTTATTAGGGGTTTGTAGCCTTGTCTTGGAATATGGGGGAGATGAAGATAGCGCGATCGCTGCTTTGCTCCATGATGCCATTGAAGACCAAGGCGGATTACCCACCCGTGATAAAATTAAACAAAACTTTGGAGAAAATGTCACTGCTATTGTTGAAGCCTGTAGTGATGCTTATGAAAAACCCAAACCCCCTTGGCGTGAACGAAAAGAAGCCTATATTAATCATGTCCCCAATATGAGTGATCAAGCGGCTTTAGTCTCGGCAGCGGATAAACTCCATAATGTGCGTTCCATTATTAAAGATTGGCACGAAATAGGAGAAAAAATTTGGGATGTTTTTAGTGCTTCCAAAGAAGAAACCCTCTGGTACTATCGAGAGTTAGCAGTTGCCTTTTACAAACGAAAACCAACTCCAATTGCTATAGAGTTAAAGCGAACTGTTAGAGAATTGGAAACTTTGAGCACAGACTTATAA
- a CDS encoding DUF192 domain-containing protein, with product MLRLSWVALFCCLLLMGCASNEVSVSESEAASSESQGQKLPITAEVEIGGELIKLEVARTPEEQAMGLMYREELAANRGMLFPLEPPRIPRFWMKNVEIPLDMIFISEGEVRAIAQDVPPCRETPCPTYGPDTIIDKVLELRGGRAEELQLEVGDSLSVEYK from the coding sequence ATGTTGCGTTTGAGTTGGGTTGCACTATTTTGTTGTCTATTACTAATGGGCTGTGCTTCTAATGAAGTTTCCGTTTCTGAGTCAGAAGCCGCCTCAAGTGAGTCACAGGGACAAAAATTACCCATTACTGCGGAGGTGGAAATTGGCGGAGAACTCATTAAGCTGGAAGTTGCTCGTACCCCAGAAGAACAGGCTATGGGCTTAATGTATCGGGAAGAACTTGCAGCCAATCGGGGAATGCTGTTTCCTCTGGAACCGCCTCGAATTCCTAGGTTTTGGATGAAAAATGTAGAAATTCCCTTGGATATGATCTTTATTTCTGAAGGAGAAGTTCGCGCGATCGCGCAAGATGTTCCCCCCTGTCGAGAAACCCCTTGTCCCACTTATGGCCCCGATACCATTATTGATAAAGTCCTTGAACTGAGAGGCGGACGGGCTGAGGAATTACAATTAGAAGTTGGTGATTCCTTATCAGTGGAATACAAATAA
- a CDS encoding MFS transporter: protein MWKKIKRQFPALNRTTWILAFGRLLSSIGTGFVLFYASIFFVNQVGLSATLVGIGVGSGQVAGVLGRFFGGVFTDSKSWGRRRTLLLSAAVSVLADIVLGLTYNFPTLLVGNLLMGFGVGLYWPATEAVIADITGPEDRNEAFAVTRVADSLGLGVGVILGGLIISTAGNYRLLFAADGLSFVVFFAVIYFAVAESYNFDDETTQRNLFQGWGIALRDRAFVIFLGINILFTTYIAKVQSTLPLYLRNYPQTGGEELGFSPEIISALFTWHITLAAIMQLPMARFLNRFRRAQALTFSFSLWLIGFGLVWVTGVTPNAPLIIAIITLGILGLGMNSYTPAASSLVADIAPASMRGIYLSLNSQCWAVGFLIGPPLGGWALDQSRLITDSYWLVVALTTLIGILLLRYLNQLLKQ, encoded by the coding sequence ATGTGGAAAAAAATCAAACGACAATTTCCCGCCCTCAATCGTACCACTTGGATTTTAGCCTTTGGGCGGTTGTTATCTAGTATTGGGACAGGATTTGTCTTATTTTACGCTTCAATTTTCTTTGTTAACCAAGTGGGACTATCCGCTACACTGGTGGGAATTGGCGTGGGAAGTGGTCAAGTAGCTGGCGTTCTTGGTCGCTTTTTTGGTGGCGTTTTTACCGATAGCAAATCTTGGGGAAGGCGACGCACTTTATTACTCTCCGCCGCTGTTTCTGTTCTTGCTGATATTGTTTTAGGATTAACCTATAATTTTCCCACTCTCTTAGTTGGGAATTTATTAATGGGCTTTGGTGTGGGATTATATTGGCCAGCCACAGAAGCCGTTATTGCTGATATTACCGGACCAGAAGATCGCAATGAAGCCTTTGCCGTTACTCGGGTTGCCGATAGTTTAGGGTTAGGCGTGGGCGTAATTCTAGGAGGCTTAATTATTAGCACTGCGGGCAATTATCGCCTTTTATTTGCTGCGGATGGACTTTCCTTTGTCGTCTTTTTTGCTGTCATTTATTTTGCTGTAGCAGAAAGCTATAACTTTGACGATGAAACGACTCAGAGAAATCTCTTTCAAGGTTGGGGAATTGCACTGCGCGATCGCGCTTTTGTCATCTTTCTTGGCATTAATATTCTCTTCACTACCTATATTGCGAAAGTTCAAAGTACCCTTCCCCTCTATCTCCGTAACTATCCTCAAACCGGTGGCGAAGAACTAGGATTTTCTCCCGAAATTATCAGCGCCCTTTTCACCTGGCATATTACCCTCGCCGCCATTATGCAGTTACCGATGGCGAGATTTTTAAACCGTTTTCGACGCGCCCAAGCCCTCACCTTTTCCTTTTCGCTCTGGCTCATTGGTTTTGGGTTAGTATGGGTGACAGGGGTAACGCCCAATGCCCCTTTAATCATTGCCATTATTACCCTTGGAATTTTAGGGTTAGGCATGAATAGTTATACGCCCGCGGCTTCCTCCCTTGTTGCCGATATTGCCCCAGCTTCCATGCGGGGAATTTATCTTTCCTTAAACTCTCAATGTTGGGCAGTGGGTTTCTTAATTGGACCACCTTTGGGGGGCTGGGCTTTAGATCAAAGCCGTCTCATCACTGATAGCTATTGGCTAGTGGTGGCTTTAACCACTCTCATCGGAATATTACTGTTGCGCTATCTGAATCAACTATTGAAGCAATGA